In Ruminococcus sp. HUN007, a genomic segment contains:
- the glgX gene encoding glycogen debranching protein GlgX, translated as MKNLISNIKDSLQPIDEINGFKVRPGFYLINGATAIRNGVNFTIHSFSATYCELLLFRKDESDPYAVLPFPDSYRIGNTFSMIVFDINIEELEYVYRMDGPYDKKKGLIFNKQHYLLDPYARAVTGQAEWGVKRKQKKNMYRARVVDDTFDWGDCPQPHLRFRDLIIYELHVRGFTYDISSGVKEKRRGTFAGVKEKIPYIKKLGVNAVELMPIFEFDEMEDVRVVDGVTLYNYWGYNTVGFFAPNTGYTSEREHNHEGRELKTLIKELHENGIEVILDVVFNHTAEGDERGPVFSFKGIDNNIYYLLTPDGHYYNFSGCGNSLNCNHPIVHQFILDCLRHWVIDYRVDGFRFDLAAIMGRNEDGSPMKNPPILEALAFDPILGKVKLIAEAWDAGGLYQVGSFPAWKRWAEWNGKYRDDLRCFLKGDGGMAKNAVMRITGSRDLYNPDHRGNNASVNFITCHDGFTLYDLYAYNEKHNEKNGWNNTDGDNCNNSWNCGIEGETDDPTVLALRKRLRKNAFATLMCSRGAAMFLAGDEFCNTQFGNNNAYCQDNITSWLDWTRLEQYKDMFDFCRFMISFRMAHNVIRRKTKQATCGYPDISVHNGSPWNENFSNDTRLIGIMYSGRTTDDTEDDMILILINTFWENLHMTLPNLPGGFTWNIAMDTWFDHEEGTDYNKLTERHDNNLVVKPRSVIILNSVRNDAAQRMGQ; from the coding sequence TTGAAAAATCTTATTTCAAACATAAAGGATTCACTTCAGCCGATCGATGAGATAAACGGCTTCAAGGTGAGACCTGGATTCTATCTTATCAACGGGGCGACAGCGATCCGTAACGGTGTTAATTTTACAATTCATTCGTTCAGCGCAACATACTGCGAGCTCCTTCTTTTCAGAAAGGATGAATCGGATCCGTACGCTGTTCTTCCGTTCCCGGATTCATACAGGATAGGCAATACTTTTTCAATGATAGTTTTTGACATCAACATTGAGGAACTTGAATATGTTTACCGTATGGACGGACCTTACGACAAGAAGAAAGGCCTTATCTTCAACAAGCAGCATTATCTTCTCGATCCGTATGCCAGAGCCGTTACAGGCCAGGCAGAATGGGGGGTAAAGAGGAAACAGAAGAAAAACATGTACCGTGCACGAGTGGTTGACGATACATTTGACTGGGGCGACTGTCCGCAGCCTCATCTGCGTTTCCGCGATCTCATCATCTATGAGCTGCATGTCCGCGGATTTACCTATGACATTTCATCCGGCGTAAAGGAAAAGCGCCGCGGTACATTTGCCGGCGTCAAGGAAAAGATACCGTACATAAAGAAGCTCGGTGTAAATGCAGTCGAACTCATGCCTATATTTGAATTTGATGAGATGGAAGATGTCCGTGTAGTCGATGGCGTTACTCTTTACAACTACTGGGGCTACAACACAGTAGGATTTTTCGCTCCGAACACCGGATATACATCCGAACGTGAGCACAATCACGAAGGACGCGAGCTCAAAACACTTATTAAGGAACTTCATGAAAACGGCATCGAAGTAATTCTCGACGTTGTTTTCAACCATACAGCCGAAGGTGATGAAAGAGGACCGGTATTCTCATTCAAGGGTATCGACAACAACATCTACTACCTTCTCACTCCGGACGGACATTACTACAACTTCAGCGGATGCGGAAACTCACTTAACTGTAACCATCCTATCGTTCACCAGTTCATTCTTGACTGCTTAAGACACTGGGTGATCGACTACCGTGTTGACGGTTTCCGTTTCGATCTCGCTGCCATCATGGGACGTAACGAAGACGGTTCTCCGATGAAGAACCCGCCTATACTTGAAGCGCTTGCCTTCGACCCTATCCTCGGAAAGGTAAAGCTCATAGCTGAAGCGTGGGATGCAGGCGGACTCTATCAGGTCGGAAGCTTCCCTGCATGGAAGAGATGGGCTGAATGGAACGGCAAGTACCGTGATGATCTCCGCTGCTTCCTAAAGGGCGACGGCGGAATGGCAAAGAACGCTGTTATGAGAATCACTGGCTCCCGCGATCTTTACAATCCTGATCACCGCGGAAACAATGCTTCTGTAAACTTCATCACATGTCACGACGGATTTACCCTTTACGATCTTTACGCATACAACGAAAAGCATAATGAAAAGAACGGCTGGAACAACACCGACGGTGACAACTGCAACAACAGCTGGAACTGCGGTATCGAAGGCGAAACAGACGATCCGACCGTACTTGCACTCAGAAAGCGTCTGAGAAAGAACGCCTTCGCGACACTCATGTGCAGCCGCGGCGCGGCAATGTTCCTTGCCGGTGATGAATTCTGCAACACGCAGTTCGGCAACAACAATGCCTACTGTCAGGACAATATCACTTCGTGGCTCGACTGGACAAGACTCGAACAGTATAAGGACATGTTCGATTTCTGCCGTTTCATGATCTCATTCAGAATGGCTCACAACGTCATCAGAAGAAAGACAAAGCAGGCTACCTGCGGCTATCCTGACATAAGCGTTCACAACGGCTCGCCGTGGAACGAGAATTTCTCGAACGACACCCGTCTTATCGGAATCATGTACTCAGGACGTACTACTGACGACACTGAAGATGACATGATCCTCATCCTCATCAATACATTCTGGGAAAACCTTCACATGACTCTCCCGAACCTTCCGGGCGGTTTCACCTGGAACATTGCCATGGACACATGGTTCGACCACGAGGAAGGCACCGACTACAACAAACTCACAGAACGTCATGACAACAATCTTGTGGTAAAACCAAGATCAGTC